In Antennarius striatus isolate MH-2024 chromosome 10, ASM4005453v1, whole genome shotgun sequence, one DNA window encodes the following:
- the LOC137602987 gene encoding protocadherin beta-16-like encodes MTRQVLLFISLLFIGSVHGQISYTIPEEMTKGSLVGNIAHDLGLQPKRLSSGKARIYSRDNDEYMELNRERGVLLVKERIDREALCRRTTPCALHFQIILENPMEFYSVTVQITDVNDNAPTFEKSEMKFKISESATLGAIFVLKRAVDLDVGNNDLQRYELKPTDNFALKLQNKADGNKIVEMVLQKPLDREKEEQISLVLTAVDGGEPQMSGTMLIVITVLDANDNAPVFTQPIYKATVTENSPKGTVVSTVKASDADHGSNGRIKYSITNTLDDVLKVFEVNEDNGQVTLIGNLNFEESRNYEINLLASDDGGLTDSCKLIVDVTDVNDNEPEINIMSKSNVISENAKLNTVVTMINIEDRDSGENGNVKCFISENIPFTLKASTNNFYSLVTDSDLDRERSSEYNITVSCSDEGVPSLSSSVTLTLQISDVNDNAPVFERSSYEAYIVENNTPGLSVFTVKARDADWNQNARVSYILEDSSVNGVPVSSYVSVSADSGVIHAVRSFDYEQIRDFHFRVRAQDGGSPPLSSNVSVKIVIQDQNDNPPQVLYPVQTGGSLVAEMVPRSADVGYLVTKVVAVDVDSGQNAWLSYKLQKATDRALFEVGSQNGEIRSIRQVSDKDAVKQRLTVIVEDNGQPSRSATVIVNVVVADSFPEVLSEFTDFPHDKEYNDNLTFYLVLALAVVSFLFITSLVVIISVKIYRWRQSRILYHSSLPVIPYYPPRYSDTVGTGTLPHVYNYEVCRTTDSRKSDCKFGRAAGQNVLIMDPGSTGTMQRIQSEKSILDEPDSPIEVRM; translated from the coding sequence ATGACGAGGCAAGTACtgctctttatctctctcctcttcatcggCTCCGTTCACGGACAAATCAGCTACACGATTCCAGAGGAAATGACTAAAGGATCTTTAGTCGGAAATATTGCGCATGATTTAGGTTTACAACCCAAACGCCTGTCGTCTGGGAAAGCTCGAATTTATTCCCGAGACAACGACGAATACATGGAGCtgaacagagaaagaggagtCCTCCTTGTGAAGGAGAGAATCGACAGAGAGGCGCTCTGTAGACGGACGACGCCGTGTGCTTTACACTTTCAGATCATTTTGGAGAATCCGATGGAATTTTACTCTGTTACCGTCCAGATCACAGATGTCAATGATAACGCACCAACATTTGAAAagagtgaaatgaaatttaagaTCAGTGAGTCAGCGACTCTGGGTGCCATATTTGTATTAAAACGGGCTGTGGATCTCGATGTAGGAAATAACGATCTTCAAAGGTACGAATTAAAACCTACCGATAATTTTGCTCTGAAACTACAAAATAAAGCTGACGGGAATAAAATCGTGGAGATGGTGCTGCAGAAACCTTtagacagagagaaggaggagcagaTATCTCTCGTGTTGACGGCTGTAGATGGAGGAGAGCCGCAGATGTCAGGAACAATGCTGATCGTCATCACAGTTTTAGATGCTAATGATAATGCTCCCGTTTTCACACAGCCCATATACAAAGCTACAGTTACTGAGAATTCACCTAAAGGTACCGTTGTTTCCACTGTTAAAGCCTCAGACGCAGATCATGGTTCAAATGGTAGAATTAAATATTCAATCACAAACACATTAGATGACGTCTTGAAAGTGTTTGAGGTAAATGAAGATAACGGTCAGGTTACTTTAATTGGAAATCTAAACTTTGAAGAGTCCCGAAATTACGAAATAAATTTACTTGCCAGTGATGATGGAGGACTGACTGATTCGTGTAAATTAATTGTTGATGTGACGGATGTAAATGATAACGAGCCCGAAATTAACATCATGTCTAAATCAAATGTGATATCAGAAAATGCAAAACTCAATACAGTGGTTACAATGATAAATATTGAGGACAGGGACTCAGGAGAAAATGGAAATGTTAAATGTTTCATCAGCGAAAATATTCCTTTCACTCTAAAAGCATctacaaataatttttatagTCTAGTAACAGACAGTGatttagacagagagagatcctCTGAGTATAACATCACCGTGAGCTGTTCTGATGAGGGAGTACCCTCCCTCTCCAGCAGCGTCACTCTCACCTTGCAGATCTCTGACGTCAATGATAACGCGCCTGTCTTTGAGAGGAGCTCATATGAGGCCTACATTgtagaaaacaacacaccaggTCTCTCTGTATTCACGGTGAAAGCTAGAGACGCTGACTGGAACCAGAATGCCCGTGTTTCTTACATCCTGGAGGACTCCTCTGTTAACGGAGTGCCAGTCTCCTCTTATGTGTCCGTCAGTGCTGACAGTGGAGTCATCCATGCAGTGCGCTCTTTTGACTACGAGCAGATCAGAGATTTCCACTTCCGCGTCAGAGCGCAGGATGGAGGCTCCCCTCCACTCAGTAGTAACGTGAGTGTGAAAATAGTGATCCAGGACCAGAACGACAACCCTCCTCAGGTTCTGTAcccagtccagactggaggctctctggtggctgaaatggtgcctcgttcagcagatgtgggctatctggtgaccaaagtggtggctgttgatgtggactctggacagaatgcctggctctcctataaactgcagaaagccacagacagggcgctgtttgaagtgggctcacagaatggagaaatcagaagcatccgccaagtgtctgataaagatgctgtgaaacaaagactgactgttatagtggaggacaacggacagccctctcgttcagctacagtcattgttaacgtggtggtggcggacagcttccctgaagtgctgtcggagttcactgactttccacacgacaaggagtacaatgacaacctgactttttacttggtgttggctttggctgtagtttccttcctcttcatcacgtctttggTGGTGATTATCTCGGTGAAAATCTACAGGTGGAGACAGTCTCGCATCCTGTATCACTCCAGTCTCCCTGTCATTCCATATTATCCACCACGTTACTCAGACACTGTGGGGACAGGGACTCTCCCACACGTGTACAATTACGAGGTGTGCAGGACGACTGACTCCAGAAAGAGTGACTGTAAGTTcggcagagctgctggtcagaacGTGTTGATAATGGATCCCGGTtctacagggacgatgcagcggATACAGAGTGAGAAGAGCATCCTGGATGAACCAGACTCTCCTATCGAGGTTAGAATGTAA
- the LOC137603135 gene encoding protocadherin beta-16-like: MNRQVLLFISLLSLHSVIGQVSYSIPEELTKGSIVGNIAHDLGLEIKRLIVGKAQIYSRSSDEYIELNRERGVLLVKERLDREALCPETVLCAVHFQIVLENPMEFFSVTVQITDINDNAPAFEKSEMKFKISESAMAGAKFVLERAADLDVGINDLQSYELKPTNNFALKLQNVPDGSKNVEMMLQKPLDREKEEQISLVLTAVDGGEPQMSGTMLIVITVLDVNDNAPVFTQPIYKATVTENSPKGTVVSTVKASDADHGSNGKITYSITNTFDSVRKLFKVNKDDGQISLIGEIDYEKAKNFQINLLASDDGGLTDSCKLIVDVTDVNDNEPEINIMSKSNVISENAKLNTVVTMINIEDRDSGENGDVKCFISENIPFTLKASTNNFYSLVTDSDLDRERSSEYNITVSCSDEGVPSLSSSVTLTLQISDVNDNAPVFERSSYEAYIVENNTPGLSVFTVKARDADWNQNARVSYILEDSSVNGVPVSSYVSVSADSGVIHAVRSFDYEQIRDFHFRVRAQDGGSPPLSSNVSVKIVIQDQNDNPPQVLYPVQTGGSLVAEMVPRSADVGYLVTKVVAVDVDSGQNAWLSYKLQKATDRALFEVGSQNGEIRSIRQVSDKDAVKQRLTVIVEDNGQPSRSATVIVNVVVADSFPEVLSEFTDFPHDKEYNDNLTFYLVLALAVVSFLFITSLVVIISVKIYRWRQSRILYHSSLPVIPYYPPRYSDTLGTGTLPHVYNYEVCRTTDSRKSDCKFGRAAGQNVLIMDPSSTGTMQRIQSEKSILDEPDSPLEVRLSA, encoded by the coding sequence ATGAATCGGCAAGTACTCCTTTTCATCTCTCTCCTTTCCCTTCATTCGGTCATCGGGCAAGTCAGCTACTCCATACCCGAAGAACTGACGAAAGGATCGATAGTGGGTAATATAGCACACGATTTAGGCTTAGAAATAAAACGTTTGATAGTAGGTAAAGCTCAAATATACTCTCGAAGCAGCGACGAGTACATCGAGCtgaacagagaaagaggagtCCTCCTTGTCAAAGAGAGGCTCGACAGAGAGGCTCTGTGTCCAGAGACGGTCCTGTGCGCTGTGCATTTTCAAATTGTATTGGAGAATCCTATGGAGTTTTTCTCTGTTACTGTTCAGATTACCGACATAAATGATAACGCACCTGCTTTCGAAAAAAGTGAGATGAAATTCAAAATTAGTGAGTCGGCCATGGCAGGAGCAAAATTTGTTCTGGAAAGAGCTGCGGATCTCGATGTTGGAATAAATGACCTCCAAAGCTATGAATTAAAACCAACTAATAATTTTGCTCTGAAGCTACAAAATGTCCCCGATGGTAGTAAAAACGTTGAAATGATGCTGCAGAAACCTTtggacagagagaaggaggagcagaTATCTCTCGTGTTGACGGCTGTAGATGGAGGAGAGCCGCAGATGTCAGGAACAATGCTGATCGTCATCACAGTTTTAGATGTTAATGATAATGCTCCCGTTTTCACACAGCCCATATACAAAGCTACAGTTACTGAGAATTCACCTAAAGGTACCGTTGTTTCCACTGTTAAAGCCTCAGACGCAGACCATGGTTCAAATGGTAAAATTACATATtcaatcacaaacacatttgacaGCGTCAGAAAGCTTTTTAAGGTAAATAAAGATGACGGACAGATTTCATTAATTGGTGAAATTGActatgaaaaagcaaaaaattttcaaataaatttactTGCCAGTGATGATGGAGGACTGACAGATTCGTGTAAATTAATTGTTGATGTGACGGATGTGAATGACAACGAGCCCGAAATTAACATCATGTCAAAATCAAATGTGATATCAGAAAATGCAAAACTCAATACAGTGGTTACAATGATAAATATTGAGGACAGGGACTCAGGAGAAAACGGAGACGTTAAATGTTTCATCAGCGAAAATATTCCTTTCACTCTAAAAGCATctacaaataatttttatagTTTAGTAACAGACAGTGatttagacagagagagatcctCTGAGTATAACATCACCGTGAGCTGTTCTGATGAGGGAGTACCCTCCCTCTCCAGCAGCGTCACTCTCACCCTCCAGATCTCTGACGTCAATGATAACGCGCCTGTCTTTGAGAGGAGCTCATATGAGGCCTACATTgtagaaaacaacacaccaggTCTCTCTGTATTCACGGTGAAAGCTAGAGACGCTGACTGGAACCAGAATGCCCGTGTTTCTTACATCCTGGAGGACTCCTCTGTTAACGGAGTGCCAGTCTCCTCATATGTGTCCGTCAGTGCTGACAGTGGAGTCATCCATGCAGTGCGCTCTTTTGACTACGAGCAGATCAGAGATTTCCACTTCCGCGTCAGAGCGCAGGATGGAGGCTCCCCTCCTCTCAGTAGTAACGTGAGTGTGAAAATAGTGATCCAGGACCAGAACGACAACCCTCCTCAGGTTCTGTAcccagtccagactggaggctctctggtggctgaaatggtgcctcgttcagcagatgtgggctatctggtgaccaaagtggtggctgttgatgtggactctggacagaatgcctggctctcctataaactgcagaaagccacagacagggcgctgtttgaagtgggctcacagaatggagaaatcagaagcatccgccaagtgtctgataaagatgctgtgaaacaaagactgactgttatagtggaggacaacggacagccctctcgttcagctacagtcattgttaacgtggtggtggcggacagcttccctgaagtgctgtcggagttcactgactttccacacgacaaggagtacaatgacaacctgactttttacttggtgttggctttggctgtagtttccttcctcttcatcacgtctttggTGGTGATTATCTCGGTGAAAATCTACAGGTGGAGACAGTCTCGCATCCTGTATCACTCCAGTCTCCCTGTCATTCCATATTATCCACCACGTTACTCAGACACTTTGGGGACAGGGACTCTCCCACACGTGTACAATTACGAGGTGTGCAGGACGACTGACTCCAGAAAGAGTGACTGTAAGTTtggcagagctgctggtcagaacGTGTTGATAATGGATCCCAGTtctacagggacgatgcagcggATACAGAGTGAGAAGAGCATCCTGGATGAACCAGACTCTCCTCTAGAGGTGAGGCTCTCGGCTTAA